A stretch of the Medicago truncatula cultivar Jemalong A17 chromosome 5, MtrunA17r5.0-ANR, whole genome shotgun sequence genome encodes the following:
- the LOC11440035 gene encoding cytochrome c-type biogenesis CcmH-like mitochondrial protein, with protein MASKDDDVKEKLIVDARARDISHNVRCTDCGSQSIEDSQADIAILLRKLIRDEIRSGKSDTDIYKKLQTEFGESILYKPKFDWQTAALWLSPLLVGGAAVGVWAYQKHRQKTNVHIMALNLVRGVPLTPREKETMLDILTPPASQGFKSQRVETSSWWRRLRGQ; from the exons ATGGCCAGTAAGGATGACGATGTAAAAGAGAAACTAATAGTCGATGCCCGGGCTAGAGACATCAGTCACAATGTGAGATGCACTGATTGTGGGAGTCAATCCATTGAAGATTCTCAAGCCGACATTGCCATTCTTCTTAGGAAG CTAATCCGTGATGAAATTCGTTCTGGAAAAAGTGACACGGATATCTACAAAAAGCTTCAAACTGAATTTGGAGAGAGTATACTCTATAAACCCAAGTTTGATTGGCAGACAGCAGCTTTGTGGTTATCACCG CTCTTAGTTGGTGGTGCAGCTGTTGGAGTATGGGCTTACCAGAAGCATAGACAAAAGACTAACGTTCATATCATGGCTCTGAACCTTGTTAGAGGTGTTCCATTGACCCCAAGAGAGAAGGAAACAATGCTTGATATTCTTACACCACCTGCTTCACAGGGATTTAAGTCACAGAGAGTTGAGACTTCCTCCTGGTGGAGGAGATTGCGAGGTCAATGA